Proteins encoded by one window of Misgurnus anguillicaudatus chromosome 4, ASM2758022v2, whole genome shotgun sequence:
- the LOC129420992 gene encoding ribosomal protein S6 kinase beta-2 yields MAGVFTIDLELEDLSDAEDEDCNFTVTETDSVPAKEVELTGANVNRGSERVGADCFELLNVLGKGAYGKVFQVRKVQGAQTGKIYAMKVLRKAKIICNAKDTAHTRAEREILETIRHPFIVELWYAFQTGGKLYLILECLSGGELFMQLEKEGIFMEDTACFYLGEITLALGHLHSNGIIYRDLKPENIMLNHEGHIKLTDFGLCKESIHDGSVTHTFCGTIEYMAPEILTRSGHNRAVDWWSLGALMYDMMTGSPPFTAENRKKTIDKILKCKLNLPPYLTPDAKDMIKKLLKKNPAQRLGSSKADCGDIQKHHFFRQIKWDDLLNKRIEPPYLPALQSDDDVSQFDSHFTRQTPVDSPDDTTLSDAAANTFAGFTYVAPSVLESLKEAFSFEPKPRQICRQNSSPHTPLSSSELFRSSIDVEEPPSAQNKPHYLQNCVSEPIKTSGRKKKHKGHQDGR; encoded by the exons ATGGCAGGAGTTTTTACCATTGACCTGGAGTTAGAGGACTTGAGTGATGCGGAG GATGAAGACTGCAACTTCACAGTAACAGAAACAGACAG TGTTCCAGCAAAAGAGGTGGAGCTTACTGGTGCCAATGTGAACCGAGGCAGTGAGAGAGTGGGAGCTGATTGCTTTGAGTTGCTCAATGTTTTGGGCAAGGGAGCGTATGGGAAG GTCTTCCAGGTGCGAAAGGTGCAAGGTGCTCAGACTGGCAAAATATATGCCATGAAAGTCCTGAGAAAG GCCAAAATAATATGTAACGCAAAGGACACCGCACATACTCGGGCGGAGCGGGAGATCCTGGAGACGATTCGGCATCCGTTTATCGTTGAACTGTGGTACGCCTTTCAGACCGGTGGCAAACTCTACCTCATACTCGAATGTCTGAGCG GTGGAGAACTGTTCATGCAGCTGGAGAAGGAAGGGATCTTTATGGAAGACACTGCATG TTTCTATCTTGGTGAGATAACGTTAGCTTTGGGACACCTGCACTCAAATGGAATCATCTACAGAGATCTGAAACCAGAAAACATAATGCTGAATCATGAAG GACACATTAAACTGACCGACTTTGGCCTGTGTAAGGAGTCCATTCATGATGGAAGCGTCACACATACTTTCTGTGGTACCATTGAGTACAT GGCACCTGAAATTTTGACTCGTTCAGGACACAACAGAGCTGTGGACTGGTGGAGTCTGGGAGCCCTGATGTATGACATGATGACTGGATCG CCCCCTTTCACTGCAGAAAACCGAAAGAAGACCATTGATAAGATTCTGAAGTGTAAACTGAATCTTCCACCGTACCTCACACCTGATGCAAAAGACATGATCAAAAAG CTGTTGAAGAAAAATCCAGCACAGAGACTTGGTTCCAGCAAGGCTGACTGTGGGGATATACAG AAACATCATTTTTTCCGACAAATCAAATGGGATGATTTGCTGAACAAGCGCATTGAACCACCATACCTGCCTGCACTG CAATCGGATGATGACGTGAGTCAGTTTGACAGTCACTTTACCCGTCAGACTCCTGTTGACAGTCCCGATGACACCACACTGAGTGACGCTGCTGCCAACACATTTGCA GGGTTCACATATGTTGCACCATCTGTGTTGGAGAGTTTGAAGGAGGCGTTTTCCTTTGAACCCAAACCTCGACAGATatgcagacagaacagcagtcCACACACACCTCTGAG CTCTTCTGAGTTATTTCGCAGCAGTATTGATGTAGAAGAGCCTCCCTCTGCCCAGAACAAGCCTCATTATCTTCAGAATTGTGTTTCAGAGCCCATCAAAACATCAGGACGAAAGAAAAAACATAAAGGCCATCAAGATGGCAGATAA